Within the Populus trichocarpa isolate Nisqually-1 chromosome 14, P.trichocarpa_v4.1, whole genome shotgun sequence genome, the region gaaaaggaaaaaggaaaaggagagacACCTGatatcttattcttttaaatatattatgttaataaagggaaaggaagatatctttattgaaatttaaaaataaaaataaagaaagcagACCATATGCGTTATTCAGTCTGAACCTAACGAGTTAATTagctattttaaatatttacaaattaaCACAACATATTAATCCATTTTTATCTCACAGAGAATAACACAACAAAAACATCATATCGGTATCAAAGTTTGTGAAGCTTGGATAGCTCCCAAGTAATCAGCGAAAAAGAAGTGGCATCCAACTTCATTTCTTCTGTGCTACTACTTTCATCACTGCATTTTCTGTAGGTTTCTAATAATTTCAAGGTGTGCTCCGAatgcggtttttttttttaaaggatattttttaaaagtatttttagtataaaaaatattaaattattattttgttttagtattttttgatgtgtaaatgtaaaaaaataaaaaatttattttgatatatttataagcgaaaagttattttgaaaaataatttcaagcacACATTAGAAGGTGTTTGAGATAGTATtagaagttgtttttcaaagtattttttcttttgaagatatattaaaataatattttattttatttttatatcagcacatcaaaataatctaaaatataaaaataatttaataaaacttcaaaaaatgatgaaatgataGTTCTCACTTCACCAAACAATCCCTAAGGTAGTGAAAGTGCCACAGTGattcaagtttatatttttgttatttttatggatttaactacatttaatgtttttagaattGTGTTCAAACgacatttcataaaaatttaaatttttttatatttttaaattattttaatatattgatattaaaaataatttttaaaaaataaaaaattattatatttttaaataaaaaatattttatacacgCAGTAttattttgtcttaaattttCTGCTTCGCTAAGCTTTgacaaatttaaacaaattacaAACATAGAATAACTGCACAAGTGAAGAGTCATCTTCTCTGTATCAATCACTGATAATAATTACATCCTACCTAACAATTTCCAATCTTCTTGTAAAATTTGTGATACTTAAAACTCGTATGGCAGCCACATATTTgctaaaagtttaatttttttttagtatttttagattattttaatgttatatattaaaaataattttaaaaataaaataaatattattttaataaatataaaaaaaacatttagaaaacaATTACTATTACTGCACCAAATACTAACTTAGCATCGACTGACTAATAAATACTTCATGCTTGCTAACGATGCGTCTTGGCTTCTTACGTTGTAATGAAAAGACTTTAAATGGGTCATGTTTTTTGGACTCTATCACCATCATGGATTCGtgactgtatttttttaataccatCTCTTTTAAACAAAATGGAAAGACGAACTGCTCTAATtatcttggatttttcttttcagggATCATTTgctattatttgtgttttctgtatttttaatttgatgtttttaatttattgaataacaatttgtttttttgttttcccaaTGCTCGAATCACTTGGATCACAATTTAGCAAGTTGAACTCGACCCATTTGAACCCATCGTGACCTTGGTTTGACTCTCACACCCTCTATGGCCAGGGCATCCAACTTCAGCCTGAACCCTAGGTCCTCCCGACCGTGGCCCAACCCGTGCTCCATTCCCGTTTAACCATTGGCAGTCTCATGTTGCCCTATCTTTCTCATGTTACCGTTGAAGCACACAGGAGTCCAAAAAGCTAAGCAATCAAAGAGTAGAGAAAATTCATCCTCCGTcagagtaatataaaaaaaaagcaagtgaAAACAGCAGAAAAGTGCAGCAAACCAAACTCAGCCATTACCTTACTCCACACCCACAAAATACCTTCCTCCCAAGACAACCAAGGCACAATCCTCCCtcccaagaaaacaaaagcactAAAATAGCCGTATTACCATTAGTACACCTCAGAATTTTCAATCTtttcctctctgtttttctttcctcgAGAAAGTTAGAAGGGAATTCAATTCCATTCCCTTCTTACAAACAAACccataaacaaaagaaagaaataattcaaTTCTATTGTTTACAATTTTCCCATTTTGTCATGACTGAAACCATGGACACTACAACCTCAACAACATCAAAACAACCACAAATTTCTgaaatgttttcaaaatttgCACTTGCTTTCAAGACCAAAACTTTCGAATTCTTCGCCGATGAAATTTCTGACGCCGACGAAGGCTTCTCCCTCCTTGATTCTGCCGAGGATTTTATCCCTGACCAGAAAGTCATAATCTTGAAACCTGACCAACCCTTGaatcaaaatcaagaatttttgTCACAGCAAGAGTTGACAGTGAAAAAGAGTGAGACCCAGATCAAGCATTTAAATACCCAGCTGGCTAATACTTTGATTTCTTCAGTTTTTGCTAAAGTTTCTTCATTTGAAGCTTCTTATTTGCAGTTACAAATTGCACACGTTCCTTTTAATGAAGAGAACATTAAAGTAGCTGATAAGGCTTCAGTTTCAGTTCTTCAAAGGTTGTCTGATTTGAAGCAAGTTTATAGGGATATGTGTAAGAATCCTGATTCTGGTGATGATTTGCCAATTGGATCTTGCTTGGAAGCTCAAGTAGAAGAGAATCAAAGCAAGTTGAGAATTATGGGGACTGTTTCTAATAGTTTGCAAGCAGAGATTGATAAAAAAGATTGCGAGGTTTCGgctttgaagaagaaattgattGAGGTTCAAAAGTCCAATTCTTTATTGTCTAAGAGGTTGCTCAgtagtttgaatttgaattctgAGGTCTTGTTGACTGTTAAGGTTTTTGATTCTGTGCTAAATGATGCTTGTAGAACAATGCATAAGTTTACAAAGATATTGGTTGATTTGATGAGAAAAGCTGGGTGGGATTTGGATTTGGCGGCCAATTCTGTTCATTCTGATGTTGGTTATGTGAAAAGAGGGCATAATCGTTACGCATTTTTGTCTTATGTTTGTTTGGGGatgtttaaaggttttgatttAGAAGGGTTTGGTTTGAAGAGTGACGGTGAGATTTTATGCAACGGGCATGACTCTGTTTCGGTTAAGAGTAATAGCGCGTTGAAGCAATTACTTGAGCATGTATCTAGCAATCCTATGGAGTTGCTAAGTATGAATCCTACGTGTgagtttttgagattttgtGAAAAGAAGTATCAAGAGCTTATACACCCAACAATGGAATCCTCGATTTTCAGCAATTTCGATCAAAATGAATTTGTGTTGAATTCATGGAGGTCACTTGGGATGTTCTATGAGTCATTTGTTAACATGGCTAGTTCTGTATGGACACTTCATAAGCTGGCGTTTTCTTTTGATCCCGTGGTTGATATTTTTCAAGTGGAAAGAGGGGTTGATTTTTCAATGGTGTATATGGAAGATGTCACGGGGAGATGCACCATGCCAGGTAAAACCAGGCTGAAGGTTGGGTTCACAGTGGTTCCAGGATTTAAAATCGGAAGAACAGCTATCCAATCTCAGGTTTATTTATGTGGCTCAACATGTACAGAATAATTGTTTATGTTTTCTGCCAAAGCAAAGCAATTTATGTTTTGCTTGGAATCTCTGCACTAAATTTGAACATCAAGGGTTTGGACTGTGGCCAAACTACAGGGGCACAAGAATCCGAAGGTAACAGGTCAGGGTTTTAATGCATACACCAGTTAAATATGCTCAAGGAGGAATTGGAAATATATATGCTCAGACAAACCAGCTATTTATTGTGCTGTTTCACCTGGCATTAAGAGCAACTATGGCATGCAGCTCTTGGCTATCTTTTGATGTGCAGTTATAGGATTATACTTACAGTTAGGTTGTGAATTTACACACACCTCCtttcatctttctttccttGCTCCAAGTCCCGTGTAAAAATGGCTGTAAATGCATGTTTTTAACTTCTCTGTTTTGGTATTGATTGCAAGCTCTCTTCTAACTCACACTACACATAGTGCATTTGACCTTAGCCTCTTTAGATACATACAAATTTACTTGGAATGGAAAGTTGAGCAATAACATGGTTCTGTTCATCATAAATTGTGTGTTGAAGCTATTTTTGTTAAGTGCCTGAGAGCGCACTTCTTGGATATTAAGCCAATGGAGTGGGCAATATTCCATTTCCTTTTTATCCAAGTACTTTGGAGTTCTTTTAGGTTTTGGATGGATAACTTTCATCCATTTTGTCTTCCTTTTGGCTGTTTAGAATATCTGCATTATATATTATGTGAAGCAATTAGATTGAGAATCCATCTGTCCGTAACACATCTTCTGACTTGACCAATTGCATTTTAGCTTTTGCcaatgttttggttttttgattttatgcTTAGTTTGATGTGTCTGAACTTAAAGATTTTTCCCTCTTAACTCCACGTTGTATGTCAAAAAGAATGTTTTAGATAGAGTATCTTACAGATTTGGCTTCTTATTAGTTGCTGCACTGATTTAGCTGTTCCTTGGCTAGCTTGTTAATGTACTACATCTATTGGGTTTTTATGTTGCCATATGGGGTGATGGCTGAAATTATGAGTTCTTCTCTGCTGAATAATGTGTTAATGATTGTCTTTTTTGGGACCATTGGTCTTTAAATGATAACGGAATATAGACGTCCAGTTAGGCAATTGCATTGTTCAATGAATTATCTCATTACTGATAAAGGCATCGGGAATGTGGGAGCTGTCATCATTTGTTTACTCTGTTTTGTTGCTTATATGCACAAGTTTGTATCAGTGCTCAAGTTTGTTTTGCTCATCTCTGTAAAGCTGGTTTTGTGATGGGTTCTTCACTAATGAATGttataaaaacatattcatGGTTGCTTTTTTCTTCTAGTCTTTTGTATTGAAATGAACAGTGGTGCTTAGGCCTTCTAATTAGGTCAATCAATTATTCATTCAATGATTTATTGCTCAAACTATCAGTAATTGCTTATCTGTTTTGTTTGCTTACATGCACAAGTTTATTTAGTGCAGATGACATGTTATCACACAGcatccccctccccctccctgCGTTCCCTTCTATGCTGTTTCTCCACCTGTTCTTGTTTCGTAACTATTCCTATACTGTTGTTTGTTCGAATGGATTAGGAGCAGGGTTTATGTTTCTGTAAAATAGTAGGTAATGAATCATTGTGGAATATCTAGTTTACTCTTCCATGGTTCTGCACTTCCATTAGGGTTCAACATAATATACCATAAAAGTCTGTTGGTTAATAATCAACTATCCCAGGCACCCCATGAGGAGCGTAGTTCTCTGGGCATCCTTTCTCTTTGAACATTAGTTCATGTTACTGCTTTTATACAGCTGGTTGAACAGATATACTCCCAGTAATCTGTAATGTTTTAGTTGTTGGGTGTCCACTTTTAGTGCACATttaaaactggaaaaattaatCAGTATTCATTATATAGTTGACACCAGACACCATTAACTGGAAACCTGGTTTGGCTTTTGTTACATGCTTAGATTGTGCCCTATTTAATTACTCCTTTTTTTGCTCCTTGATCCTGTTCTACTTGCTATGGATGCTTCATTTTAGAAATCCAGTTATGAAATCTGTATCAGCAACAAGGACAAGCAACGAAGTACAAATTGTTTTCACTAAAATAAAGCTCAGCTGTGTGGATCATGTGCCTTAAACATGTCTTATTTCGTTCGGAAGAAGGATTCACACATCTCTACCTTTAGTTTTTCAAAACCTTTCTGTTTATGGAATGCTGATGTAGTTTATCAGGACTAAACTCCATTCTTTTTGCTGCTTGCGTCCTTCCATTGGTGATGaagcattgaaaaatatttcagaTAGAAATTCAGCTTTGCATGACTGCCATCTAGATTAATGGAGTGATAGGCTGACCTTTGGTTGATGGATCTGACCTGATGGATGAATGTTCGCCTCAAAAGCAAGTCCCCTGAAAAATATGGGATTCTTTTAATACTTTAAGTTGATAAATATaggaagataaaataatatataaaaagaaaaataaattgaagttgTAAGGATTTTGATAGACAGGGTTGTGTGTATCAGGTTTAAATTCCAATCCAGCCCAAATGGCCGGAAAAAATCCGTTGTTACAGCCGTTTGGgcctgaattttattttatttagtgtgtGTTATCAATTGGGTTTCTCTAATGAATGCAATGTGTTGGGGTTCTTCTGGAATGATAAACAACAatgcttttatttattactGCTAAAGGGATCTGGATATCTTCTGGGAACAATCAGTATTtgcttttttaatatcagtttCTGCAAACCACCATCGCTGTTTTTGTTCGTTTCTGGAACAGAGATTCTCCTTATCGGTCACGTTTTTATTGGTCCAGTCTTCATGTGAGTTTAATTATTAATGCAAAGGTGGTCTTTGTTAGCCTTTTCATAAGATTCGGTTTACAAGTCAACTTGGTAACCCGTTGAATAAAAACCTGAACCTGACAGCTACcgggaaaaaaaactatatatatatatatatattatcaacgAAGCTATTTGCATCTCTTGTTGTGGCTACACTATCTGCTAAACGAGACAGAACGTTGTTGATATATAGCGTTGGCCCAACCTTGTTCCACAAGAAGGCCCTGATTTGCCAGGCCAAGACCAAGCCCAATCAGTGCtttcaaagaaaaagatagCCCCGAACTCGTCCCACGTCAAGGCTCTGATTTCTAGGCAAGGCCCTGGCCCAGTATAgataagtaaataaattgataataaaaaatttctaagaaAATGTGAACGATCAAATTCTACTAACAATGAATGTAATTCCTATAAATGCTTCTAGAGGATGTATTTGTGTTTGAGTAATCAGTCCGATCTAGAACCACAGGCAGATTCTTCTGATCTGAACGTCAACAATatcttgagaaaataaaataccaaataCGCTGTTGTTTTTAGGGGAAAAGACGAAATATTTCATTATCATGGGAGTAAAGCGTTGAGGAAACACCatttaggggaaaaaaattagaatcaaGTTTTAATTCTCAGGGATCAAGCTGAAAATGTTAACAAAGGTGGACCAAAGTGAATATATTTTAAGTGATGGGGGTTAAAGTTTTTATCCCTAGGCTCCCATAGCCCTACTGCATGCTCCCTTGATTCGTGGTGGCGTGGTTGGATCTAGAATGTTTGGAATTGTTATAGTgtagtttaaaatgttttttatttaaaaatgtattaattttttttaaaaaattaattttaatctcatcatattaaaaatatcctaaaaaactaaaaaattattcattttaagcacaaaaaatcaaattttaaaggaaCGTGATTTGCCCTGCATTCTCAATCACTCTTTTGTAACTTGTTTTGCCCTAACCCTAATTCTTCTTTGCTGTAGTTTTATTGATTCAACATGGTTTGCCCTAACCCCTCTCATAATCAGGGAAATATTATCtatctttatcatttttatatataatcgttgattttttatgctttattaTGTATAATATTTTGTACAATTAgatctataaaataattaatttaaaaataaaaaatcttgaccCTAATCCTGGCacaatattgataaaaattaaactgtgATTCGATTCTAACTCGTTCAATTAGGACATCTAAGGCAATGCTTGTGAAACAGGACATTGATGGGTAGACAACACACAAAATAGAAGCAGAAAGTGATATTCATGCATCAATAGGGAGAGTAGCATGCACACGCGATAGGGTAAATATCTTAGTttgtaatatattattgtttttagacaatatagaattgaatttttacaatatattttaGCCCAAATGCAATATGTTCTTCCGATacaatcttattttattaagttatgACAAATATTCATTCCAATCTctaatattttgaacatttaTCTTAAGACACATAAAAATACacattttcttcctctttttaaCAATCTATTTCACGAATATTCTTATTAACAAGAACTAATTAAAAAGGCAAATCATTGCCTACAAAGGAACACTATATATACTCAGCCTCGTTTGGTATTAATCCAAgtaattattcttcttcttcataacCTATCAGTTCCACTTTTAACTGATCAAACCAGAATGTTACTTTCCAAGTCATAGTTTTTTCCCTTTAAGAAGAagaatcttcttcttctgctgctGATCATGTTCTtgtattgcttttttttccaagttggGTTTCTTTCCCTCCAGGAGTTTAATGAATCCttgacttgaaagaaaaaaaaaaaaaacaagatgttaATTTTGGCTTGGTACTGATAATCTACTCAACGGGTAATGCTCTTAAAACAATCATCACCACCTTTTATAATTTCCTTCGAATAAGCACACACACAGATCATTACGTATCCCTGCCTCAACTTGCTCCAAAGTTTACACTAATAGTAATAAACAACATGAACACAAATTACTCATTATTTGCCTCCTTTTCTTGGGATAAATTCACCTATCCATACTAGTTCATCCTCTTTTTTTCAACTAAtatattcaatcaaatatatatttaccaCAGGTTAATTTGGTGCTCTATTTTTTCTGGCTGCTAAAGATTTCTTTTAACAAGTTCTCCCTCTCTCATGTTTCAGATTAAACTCGGTTTTTCTGGAGTAAAGCTATTGTGAACCACCTTTGCTTGGCTTTAATTTCAGTATTCTGGAGCTGAGCTCTGGTGGAGCGGAAGATCGTAGTTTACCTTCAACTCTTACTACTGGAGGAAAACTTAATTGACGAACCGGAGATATCTTATCCAGTTAAGTTATTGTGGCTTCATGAAGATATATATCATCTTCAGTAATCACCAAGTCCCTTCATTTATAATGATAAGTAGTAGCACTATTGGAGTTGCATTTCATAAGCAGGAATAGTTTATTGACCCATTCAAGAAAGCTATTTGTGCAGCAATTGATTACGCACACACACCAGTCCGAGATATCAGATATATGTATTTGCTATTGTGCAGGCTCATAAAGTCCGTGCCACTGATTGAGGATCGCcatcacttcattttgattgaggaaaaacaatttacaaacgAACAAACCATACAAAAATCTCACGTTAACAGATGTATTAGTTGTGGAGTTTGTTAGTCTCAGACTTTGTTGCTTGTATAGATAATGAATTTCTTTGGATTTCTATGATGTGCTCATATATATGTCTCTTCCTAAACCCCATTTATTTCATACTCCAGTCACTTTGAAAACCATTATCAATTTCAGTTTTCTTCGATATATGATTGTTCAATTCGCACGCGAGAATGTACTAAAATTGTTCTATAAACTTTACTCAAAATTAATGCCAAATGTTCAATTAATGCCGCAGTTTCATCATCCTCACCCTCACCTTCATGCCAACTACTGGAACCAGATTGCAGCTGCCGCTAGTTACTGTACTATTGTTGATCCGGGACCAAGTGATAATAAACAACCAGCCGGACCCAATTAATGGTCCATGAAATCCCTCCCATTCAATGACATTTGTCCTGAATATTAACAGAGGCAATACTGTCTTGCACTTCGTGAAAACATATGCACCTTCCTATTTTGTGCTACTCCCACAATAAGGTTGAGAAAATTTCACTTGAAGATATATATAGCTAAAACAAACAGACATCCGGGCCATTAATCactgaatgtcttggaacaaaCTCTGGTAGTATGTTTTGTACTATGgaatatagaaaataaagaagatgaTTAGATAAGAGAAAAGGGATTTTATTGAATGGTAAATTAGTACAATCCTCTAATGTAATTAATTAGCAGAATACTCTGCAGATGTTCAGTGAATGTGATTATATGTGAACTTTGAATCTATTATTCTAAGCACAAAATTGTGAAAGCTTTTCATCTGATATTTTATGAGGCATTTGTTTGCTAAAATTATGTTGCCTGTAAAATTCTCTTTTTATGAACTTCGAGAAATTAATACATAATGGCTTGTAAATGCAAATTTTTAATCGAAACAATAAGATATACGTTCCATACTCGGTGTGCTATGTGCATATGCTTCTGTAGCTTGAATTGTCAAACTACTTAACACTCCTATAGTTCTATAAAACTGTTGGATAAAATCGTAGGATTGTCGATCATTACTAGTTGGCATCGCTAACGTTTTGAGAACTAGCAAGTATCAACATCATAGATAGGATGCTTTTGGGGAGCTTTAGCAGCTAGGCTTCACATACATTGTAGAATTCAAAACCTTCTCCCAAAACATTACCAAAAAAGGCCAACAGCAGCCCCTATTCTTAGGGGTTTTCTAAAAAGAAAGCTTAAAGCAAGGACCTAACGACAGTCAAAGAAAAGACATGGCTATGTAGAGAGGGAAGtaacaaagaaaaccctaaTAGCTCCACTTCTCAGTAGGGAGTGACACCCACATTTGCAGGAGCGAAAAACCCATCTTTCATGAGCACGTCCTCTCCTtcctgcaaaaaaataaaaaatatttaaaaactaaaatgcccTTGTCAATAGGCTTACTACGTACTCCAATTCTAAATAGTTTGTATGACAAAATGTTAAAAGAAGAGTTAGATTTCTTAGGGTTTCAATGATCAAAAGTACCTGTTGGCGCACGTTAGTTTTCTTCACGGGTTGATCAGGCATAAGTCCGAAATGGATATGTGGAAAATGGGCCCActgaaacaaacaaacaacaaattaagaaaaatactaGCTAATTAAATAGCTAATCATAGCTAATGTAGCATTGGCTGCATCATGAAACCATGTGTAAACATTAATAACATTTTGAGTTTTCATGGATCTCACATTCTTTGCAGCTGCGCTAAATGCTTCTCTGTGACTTATATCAGGGTTTCCTGCTTTGATACGTTGGATCTCGTCCCTGCAAATTGGTACATAATAATGTCAAGATCATGCATGTGCTTcatagaaaaatacaaatttctGACAATTGCAAATTCATAtagagaatttttaaaaaaaaaattaacaccaaattcaagttttaaatcttgattttcatcacattaaaaatgtaaagtTTACAGCAAGAATTTTACTTACTTGATAAAGCGGTTGTAGGCAGATGGGACTCTTTGTCTCTTTTCTGGAGCTGAACATGTAAAACAGAGACATAACAACGACAAAGAAACAGACAAATCTTTGAAATCACTTCGCTGACTTTATGTAAGATTTCTGCTTttattatctctctctctctcatcatcATTACTTCATCATCATCTAGGATCTAATCAGTCTAATATCCATGGATTCTGTATCTATATTTCCGGGGGAGAAAACTGAAAACTCTCTCTCCTATTCATATGTAGTAGAAATTATATAAAGGTAAGCTACATTATACATTTCTGGGTTCATAATGAGATAGTACATGCATTGAAAGAAACTGAAAGAAATTCAATGGCCCATTTGAGCAAAGGTAACATCTGTTTGATGATGGTAAAATTTGGGCCTGTTAGTTAAATTCttctatattataaaaaaaaaaaagttaaattcttctagagaagaaaattaaagggAGAGGTACCGACACAGATGGGATAGCTACGAAAGCCTCAAAGAAATGCAATTGACCTACTAGGTGCAAATCTACAGTATCCCTTATGGTAGCactaaataaatgttgaataGCATCAAGAAGGCTAGACATGATAAGATTGTCCAAAAGATGCTTGGTACATCAAGCAAAACCAAGATATCTAGGGCACTGTTGTTTTTTACATACCTTTTCATGATTACTTAAGACTATAGCTACTATGTGTAAGAAATGCAAAAATGCAATGGTGCTTGACAAACTTTAAAGAAAGTTAAAGGGGACTGGTGAAGTCACTTAATAATGACTCAAAATTTGTTGGAGTGCTGCTGCTCATATATAGACCAGTGAAAAGGCCATTGATATGTCAAAGAAATGAGGTAAGTGTGAAGAATCTCACGTCTATTAACCACTGGTGGTTTAGGGATCTCCTCAACACCTCGAATTGGCATAACAGATTCATTTGGATTTGGCTGATTGATCATCAAACTTGGCGGTGCTCCAGTACTCCTCATTCCCTCCTAGAATTACGCCAGTAACCATGGAAAGCCAAGAATTAAATTCCAAGTTTAGATTTATTTCTATGCTTATCTATATAATTAAGGAATCATGAAAGAGAAATCAAAGGAAATTTAGTC harbors:
- the LOC7488884 gene encoding protein GRAVITROPIC IN THE LIGHT 1 isoform X1, whose product is MTETMDTTTSTTSKQPQISEMFSKFALAFKTKTFEFFADEISDADEGFSLLDSAEDFIPDQKVIILKPDQPLNQNQEFLSQQELTVKKSETQIKHLNTQLANTLISSVFAKVSSFEASYLQLQIAHVPFNEENIKVADKASVSVLQRLSDLKQVYRDMCKNPDSGDDLPIGSCLEAQVEENQSKLRIMGTVSNSLQAEIDKKDCEVSALKKKLIEVQKSNSLLSKRLLSSLNLNSEVLLTVKVFDSVLNDACRTMHKFTKILVDLMRKAGWDLDLAANSVHSDVGYVKRGHNRYAFLSYVCLGMFKGFDLEGFGLKSDGEILCNGHDSVSVKSNSALKQLLEHVSSNPMELLSMNPTCEFLRFCEKKYQELIHPTMESSIFSNFDQNEFVLNSWRSLGMFYESFVNMASSVWTLHKLAFSFDPVVDIFQVERGVDFSMVYMEDVTGRCTMPGKTRLKVGFTVVPGFKIGRTAIQSQVYLCGSTCTE
- the LOC7488884 gene encoding protein GRAVITROPIC IN THE LIGHT 1 isoform X2, with amino-acid sequence MTETMDTTTSTTSKQPQISEMFSKFALAFKTKTFEFFADEISDADEGFSLLDSAEDFIPDQKVIILKPDQPLNQNQEFLSQQELTVKKTSYLQLQIAHVPFNEENIKVADKASVSVLQRLSDLKQVYRDMCKNPDSGDDLPIGSCLEAQVEENQSKLRIMGTVSNSLQAEIDKKDCEVSALKKKLIEVQKSNSLLSKRLLSSLNLNSEVLLTVKVFDSVLNDACRTMHKFTKILVDLMRKAGWDLDLAANSVHSDVGYVKRGHNRYAFLSYVCLGMFKGFDLEGFGLKSDGEILCNGHDSVSVKSNSALKQLLEHVSSNPMELLSMNPTCEFLRFCEKKYQELIHPTMESSIFSNFDQNEFVLNSWRSLGMFYESFVNMASSVWTLHKLAFSFDPVVDIFQVERGVDFSMVYMEDVTGRCTMPGKTRLKVGFTVVPGFKIGRTAIQSQVYLCGSTCTE
- the LOC7488885 gene encoding axial regulator YABBY 1; the encoded protein is MASSSAAFSPDHLSSSDQLCYVHCNFCDTVLAVSVPCSSLFKTVTVRCGHCTNLFSVNMRSLLPAANQFYLGHGFFNPQINILEGMRSTGAPPSLMINQPNPNESVMPIRGVEEIPKPPVVNRPPEKRQRVPSAYNRFIKDEIQRIKAGNPDISHREAFSAAAKNWAHFPHIHFGLMPDQPVKKTNVRQQEGEDVLMKDGFFAPANVGVTPY